One part of the Ornithodoros turicata isolate Travis chromosome 2, ASM3712646v1, whole genome shotgun sequence genome encodes these proteins:
- the LOC135383596 gene encoding organic cation transporter protein-like, with product MADVPSTPATETSALLQAESRLREQKKSESTLPSVEQREAEQPEPHDEVTPQPRPKKPKQASPIDELVQAAPPSVSDECPSEPASVYGHGCYQWMTLFCSQLALLVFVSQQIAFAVISRPIDHWCKPPERYAGLEPSLWKNISIPMVEGRYSECTEYDTPRSEQSNNGTTRPCTSWDYENCPESVVCLWNLVCDRGILTLVEEMLELSGGMIAVPIAGVISDAHGRRPVVLVSVVILIAAGFAAAFTKTFVTFVVFRWVVSGATSTVYITMFILLFEVTTCKMRFFHCTAINFGGILGGAFIVFLETLHLRTLVVQLILIIPAVGLLCTFIMISESPRWLVAKQDMKRAEVVMLWATKLNGINTAEGALRFARFRKYYRKNDSNIVLMVNMNIVDLMRSDILRMRSVILFGCSLSLFLVVFQFLLAVRSHASFEARLLGLLWNIVAYVVSYFVMERFGRRNPLSYSMIGLFVALMCLAICHAVKLTGHVIDAIIWTEDAFLNVAVTVIYVYAIELYPTVMRSAAASSTFVFGRVGSLLAPLLYEFGKHTHRSVPLVLSAVLCLASGIFTRRLPDTLQLAISDIETDVGKDNARKDLLNVKVKPIKKKRTTRQKS from the coding sequence ATGGCTGACGTTCCTTCAACGCCAGCGACTGAGACATCAGCGTTGCTTCAGGCTGAATCCCGGTTGCGTGAGCAGAAGAAGTCAGAATCAACTCTCCCGTCTGTAGAGCAACGTGAAGCGGAACAGCCCGAACCGCACGATGAAGTAACACCCCAACCACGTCCTAAGAAACCGAAGCAAGCATCTCCCATCGATGAACTTGTTCAAGCTGCACCGCCTTCCGTATCCGACGAATGCCCATCTGAGCCAGCGAGTGTGTACGGACACGGCTGCTATCAATGGATGACCCTCTTCTGTAGCCAGCTAGCTCTGCTTGTGTTTGTTTCGCAGCAGATTGCTTTTGCTGTGATTTCACGCCCTATCGATCACTGGTGTAAACCTCCAGAACGGTACGCGGGCTTAGAACCATCGCTCTGGAAGAACATCAGCATCCCCATGGTAGAAGGCCGTTACAGCGAGTGCACTGAATACGACACCCCACGGAGCGAACAATCGAATAACGGAACCACACGGCCGTGCACTTCTTGGGACTACGAGAACTGTCCAGAGTCTGTCGTCTGCCTTTGGAATCTGGTATGCGACCGAGGGATACTTACTCTTGTGGAAGAAATGTTGGAACTCAGTGGCGGGATGATCGCTGTTCCCATTGCAGGCGTCATATCTGATGCACATGGAAGAAGACCTGTCGTCCTGGTATCAGTCGTGATCTTAATTGCCGCCGGATTCGCTGCAGCGTTTACAAAGACGTTCGTCACATTTGTCGTGTTCCGGTGGGTGGTATCAGGTGCCACCTCGACAGTTTACATAACGATGTTCATACTCCTGTTCGAGGTTACGACTTGCAAGATGCGGTTCTTCCACTGCACTGCGATCAACTTCGGTGGAATACTGGGTGGTGCCTTCATAGTCTTCCTAGAGACGCTCCATTTGCGCACGCTTGTTGTACAGCTAATTCTCATTATACCTGCCGTGGGCCTTTTGTGCACGTTTATTATGATTAGTGAATCTCCTCGATGGCTCGTGGCAAAGCAGGACATGAAGCGAGCAGAAGTTGTCATGTTGTGGGCAACCAAACTGAACGGTATCAACACAGCTGAAGGCGCCCTACGATTCGCCCGTTTCAGGAAATACTACCGAAAGAACGATAGCAACATCGTGCTGATGGTGAACATGAACATCGTAGACCTCATGCGGTCAGATATATTGCGGATGCGGTCTGTAATCTTATTTGGCTGCTCACTATCGCTGTTTCTAGTCGTTTTTCAGTTCCTTCTCGCTGTCAGGTCACACGCTTCATTCGAGGCAAGGCTGTTAGGGCTATTGTGGAACATAGTTGCTTACGTGGTCTCGTACTTCGTGATGGAAAGATTCGGCCGTCGGAACCCTTTGTCTTACTCAATGATTGGACTTTTTGTTGCCCTGATGTGTTTAGCAATATGCCACGCTGTCAAGTTGACTGGACATGTGATCGACGCCATCATTTGGACGGAAGACGCGTTCTTGAACGTTGCTGTAACCGTGATCTACGTGTACGCCATCGAGCTGTACCCGACGGTGATGAGAAGTGCCGCTGCATCTTCAACCTTCGTCTTCGGGAGGGTGGGAAGTCTCTTGGCTCCGCTGCTTTACGAATTCGGAAAGCACACTCACCGTAGCGTTCCGCTTGTCCTGAGCGCAGTGCTGTGTCTTGCTAGCGGTATCTTCACGCGCCGGCTGCCGGATACGCTCCAACTGGCGATATCTGACATTGAAACCGATGTCGGGAAGGATAACGCGAGGAAGGATCTGTTGAATGTCAAAGTGAAGCCAATCAAGAAGAAGCGTACCACGAGGCAAAAAAGCTAG